Proteins from a single region of Verrucomicrobiota bacterium:
- a CDS encoding HDOD domain-containing protein: MSFIGIDLVKHLVLAVGIFSQFEKRKLGGLSLEALWQHSVRTANAADQDNDGVADCDDPCPNRRVSQFERSRVYCADRGIDDRSTGEP, encoded by the coding sequence ATCAGCTTTATAGGCATTGACCTGGTTAAACACCTCGTGCTGGCCGTGGGAATCTTCTCGCAATTCGAGAAGCGCAAACTGGGCGGTCTTTCCCTGGAAGCGCTCTGGCAGCACAGTGTGCGCACCGCCAATGCCGCTGACCAAGACAACGATGGCGTGGCGGATTGTGACGACCCATGTCCCAATCGGCGGGTTTCTCAATTCGAGCGGTCGCGCGTATATTGTGCAGACCGTGGGATTGACGACAGATCGACCGGAGAACCGTAG
- a CDS encoding translation initiation factor IF-3, translating into MSRFPSRSFQPREPQHRRNGKIRAREVRVIDDTKRQLGIMSLSEALRLAQSKGMDLIEIAPTATPPVCRVVDYGKFRYEESKKEKDSRSRQPGHKMKELQLSAVIDPHDFRVKLAHAIEFLCDDIKVRVKLRFKGRQKAHKEYGFEVVNRFVREAAAYGRADSPPKMLGDRDLNVLLTPLPRDKRGKMPSKAPAPAPEPAVSNLASSVSDLPPSDPDPAHSAFDAPPASPG; encoded by the coding sequence TTGAGCCGCTTCCCCTCACGCTCCTTCCAACCTCGAGAACCGCAGCATCGCCGAAACGGAAAAATCCGCGCCCGCGAAGTCCGCGTGATCGACGACACCAAGCGACAACTCGGCATCATGTCTCTCTCCGAGGCCTTGCGCCTGGCCCAAAGCAAAGGCATGGACCTTATTGAGATTGCCCCCACCGCCACGCCGCCCGTTTGCCGTGTCGTGGATTACGGCAAATTCCGCTACGAGGAATCGAAGAAGGAGAAGGATTCCCGCAGCCGCCAGCCGGGCCACAAGATGAAGGAGCTGCAACTCAGCGCAGTGATCGATCCGCACGATTTCAGAGTGAAGCTGGCCCATGCCATTGAGTTCCTGTGCGACGACATCAAAGTGCGGGTCAAGCTGCGTTTCAAGGGACGCCAGAAAGCGCACAAGGAATACGGCTTCGAAGTCGTGAACCGATTTGTTCGCGAGGCGGCGGCCTACGGTCGCGCGGATTCTCCGCCCAAAATGCTTGGGGACCGGGATTTGAATGTCCTTCTGACTCCGCTGCCGCGTGACAAGCGCGGGAAGATGCCCTCGAAAGCGCCGGCGCCAGCGCCAGAACCCGCTGTTTCCAACCTGGCTTCCAGTGTTTCCGACTTGCCACCAAGCGATCCCGATCCTGCTCACAGCGCTTTCGATGCGCCACCCGCGTCCCCTGGTTGA